In one Lycium barbarum isolate Lr01 chromosome 7, ASM1917538v2, whole genome shotgun sequence genomic region, the following are encoded:
- the LOC132603127 gene encoding uncharacterized protein LOC132603127: MADVCEGERDREVPICPSIPSGEQTVWADASSLLHLACNDLQDGELIHGENFNLFAAMSALEIMDPKMDSGMVRTYYSVDEAIEYGVAPIPLSFDKTVDVQGTIDIMDHLLACEATWHKGCSLAQTVFSCLYLLRPDRTSSHALLHSYCRVVRATCNAVVCTVSDTRTNEEEDLFTMTHGLPLKVDGDDKCLTMLHAVEETIARQLRACKATLSKKRVTEDIEPLQNNPDLEEGFCKSLLCRLRFRKHFYHVVTNMKRPQGRGLELAKKHIVCCFEELDSMIKSAEFLRSISAPGTLEDGMKNETTASGSQPVGFDSTLNSRLSAPTPPRAIETISWKKAAEYFQKLLHELEIVCSYNLDPVFEGVLRFVVEFQKIQPELVARAHLQHLLVQDGKLYGRDSIFAVICKASLLPEVAKNHDIQKNETVVQLGQLLITLLRVLCTNISWQRRKLGKILQDWRIIHVQLELAFRKEFGDISATSSNENICMKICRHILIWVEEQTYWIASRFLMLGFELDLYSTGEYCMVYWYMYIILIKLAEKTHMRAMTSNEISKKKGKKRRDLVKDGGKDYQLPPAILFLQCHVYLAEGLTMMLAALRNEWQIYLSTGPFNSEHERFVQHFELLLKACLPDHVSYYSFEETTAHARLSNLSMYNCFKEAQRITKELRSSFSNDSDKMAELRRIEQVAEHNSVALGLISRLGTVDPSLKVQFEFSHHPFFATAVVKRS, from the exons ATGGCAGATGTTTGTGAAGGTGAAAGAGATAGAGAAGTACCAATTTGCCCTTCAATTCCTTCTGGTGAACAAACTGTTTGGGCTGATGCTTCTTCCCTTCTTCACCTCGCTTGTAACG ATCTTCAAGATGGGGAGCTGATACACGGGGAGAATTTTAATCTTTTTGCTGCCATGTCGGCGTTAGAG ATAATGGACCCAAAGATGGATTCAGGCATGGTACGTACATACTATTCAGTAGATGAAGCTATTGAGTATGGTGTTGCTCCTATTCCTTTGAGCTTTGACAAAACAGTTGATGTTCAAGGTACCATTGATATCATGGATCATCTTCTTGCTTGTGAG GCAACATGGCATAAAGGTTGTTCACTGGCTCAGACTGTTTTTTCTTGCTTATACCTTTTGAGGCCTGATAGAACGTCATCGCATGCATTACTACATTCATATTGCAGAGTTGTGCGTGCAACCTGCAATGCGGTTGTTTGCACAGTCTCAGATACACGTACAAATGAA GAAGAAGATCTCTTTACTATGACACATGGCCTTCCTCTAAAGGTAGATGGAGATGACAAATGTTTGACAATGCTACATGCAGTTGAAGAAACAATTGCTCGTCAATTACGGGCTTGTAAAGCTACATTGTCTAAGAAGAGAGTTACAGAAG ATATAGAACCATTACAAAATAACCCTGATTTGGAGGAAGGATTCTGCAAATCTTTGTTATGCCGATTACGTTTTCGTAAG CACTTTTACCATGTTGTGACAAATATGAAGAGACCACAAGGCAGAGGTTTGGAATTGGCAAAGAAACATATCGTTTGTTGCTTTGAGGAGTTAGATTCCATGATTAAGTCGGCAGAATTCTTGAGGTCTATCAGTGCACCGGGAACTTTGGAAgatggaatgaaaaatgaaacaaCTGCTTCAGGTAGTCAACCTGTTGGGTTTGATTCTACCTTAAACAGTAGATTATCGGCTCCAACTCCACCTCGTGCTATCGAGACAATTAGCTGGAAGAAG GCAGCTGAATATTTCCAAAAGCTTCTTCATGAGCTAGAGATCGTATGTTCCTACAATTTAGATCCAGTCTTTGAAGGTGTTTTACGATTTGTGGTTGAGTTTCAAAAGATTCAACCAGAATTGGTTGCTCGAGCTCATCTCCAG CATTTGCTGGTTCAAGATGGGAAGCTTTATGGGCGTGATTCTATCTTTGCCGTGATTTGTAAAGCTTCTTTGTTACCTGAGGTGGCGAAGAACCATGATATTCAGAAGAACGAAACTGTTGTACAGCTTGGGCAA TTGTTGATCACTTTGCTTCGAGTTCTTTGTACCAACATTTCCTGGCAAAGGCGTAAACTTGGAAAGATTTTGCAAGATTGGCGCATCATACACGTACAG CTGGAACTGGCTTTTAGGAAAGAGTTCGGAGATATCTCAGCCACTTCAAGTAACGAG AATATTTGCATGAAGATATGCAGACACATTCTCATATGGGTGGAGGAGCAAACATACTGGATTGCTTCCCGTTTCCTGATGTTGGGCTTTGAATTAGACTTGTATTCTACTGGTGAATATTGTATGGTCTATTGGTACATGTATATTATCCTGATCAAGCTTGCTGAGAAAACACATATGAGGGCAATGACGAGCAATGAAATCA GTAAAAAGAAAGGGAAGAAGAGACGAGATTTGGTGAAAGATGGGGGAAAAGATTATCAACTCCCACCTGCAATTTTGTTTCTTCAGTGCCATGTATATCTTGCTGAAGGTCTTACTATG ATGCTTGCAGCTTTGAGGAATGAATGGCAAATCTATCTCAGTACAGGACCTTTCAACAGTGAGCATGAG AGGTTTGTCCAGCACTTTGAGTTGCTTCTGAAAGCTTGCCTGCCCGATCATGTCTCATATTATTCATTCGAGGAGACAACTGCTCATGCTCGGCTATCT AACTTATCTATGTATAACTGCTTCAAAGAAGCTCAGAGAATAACGAAGGAGCTAAGGAGCAGTTTTTCTAATGATTCGGATAAAATGGCAGAGCTTCGTCGTATAGAACAGGTAGCAGAACATAACAGTGTTGCGCTAGGTCTTATTTCCCGGCTAGGGACCGTTGACCCGTCGCTTAAGGTTCAATTTGAGTTCAGCCATCATCCTTTCTTTGCAACTGCTGTTGTGAAGAGATCTTGA